A window of Castanea sativa cultivar Marrone di Chiusa Pesio chromosome 1, ASM4071231v1 contains these coding sequences:
- the LOC142607085 gene encoding putative acetyltransferase At3g50280: MSTPPKIRYISECFIKPQYALEESKRPFYLSPWDLTMLSVHYIQKGLLYNKPPSADAQEDFIKSLLDKLKQSLSVALVHFYPLSGRLVTQINENPPSSLVFVDCSNSPGAKFVYAALDMTISDILSPIDVPSIVQSFFDHDRAVNHDGHTRPLLTVQVTELKDGIFIGCSMNHSIVDGASYWHFFNAWSEIFQAQGNNISLTRPPIHKRWFPDGGPILNLPFKHQDEFISRFEAPKLRERMFHFSSESIAKLKAKANAESNTNKISSFQSLSALVWRCITRARHLPHDQITHCRLAINNRARMEPHLSNDYFGNSISAGAAITTAGELLEHNHGWAAWKLHELVANHTDKVVRGWLDNWLKSPFVYQLDRMFDPYSVMMGSSPRFNKYGNEFGMGKAVALRSGYAHKFDGKVSSYPGKEGGSIDLEMCLPPDSMSALESDEEFMDAVSLSHQLH, encoded by the coding sequence ATGTCTACTCCTCCTAAAATCCGATACATCTCAGAGTGCTTTATCAAACCACAGTATGCTTTAGAAGAATCAAAGAGGCCCTTCTACCTGTCACCATGGGATCTTACCATGCTCTCCGTACACTATATCCAGAAGGGTCTTCTTTACAACAAACCTCCATCGGCAGATGCCCAAGAAGACTTCATCAAGTCTCTATTGGACAAGCTTAAGCAGTCCCTCTCTGTGGCCCTTGTCCATTTCTACCCACTTTCAGGCCGCCTTGTGACACAAATAAATGAAAACCCACCTTCAAGCCTGGTTTTTGTTGACTGCAGTAACAGCCCTGGAGCCAAATTCGTCTATGCAGCTCTAGACATGACTATATCTGATATCCTTTCTCCGATTGACGTTCCATCAATCGTTCAATCCTTTTTTGATCACGACAGGGCGGTCAACCATGATGGTCATACGAGGCCTTTGCTTACAGTTCAAGTAACAGAACTTAAAGATGGCATCTTTATAGGATGTTCCATGAACCATTCTATTGTTGATGGAGCCTCTTATTGGCATTTCTTTAATGCTTGGTCTGAGATTTTTCAGGCACAGGGAAATAACATTTCTCTAACACGCCCGCCTATCCATAAGCGATGGTTTCCTGATGGTGGTCCAATCCTCAACCTCCCTTTCAAACACCAAGATGAGTTCATTTCCAGATTTGAAGCACCAAAACTCAGAGAGAGAATGTTCCACTTCTCTTCGGAATCCATAGCAAAACTCAAAGCAAAAGCCAATGCAGAATCCAATACCAACAAAATCTCTTCCTTTCAGTCCTTGTCTGCACTTGTCTGGAGGTGCATAACGCGTGCACGCCATCTACCACATGATCAGATAACTCATTGCAGGTTGGCCATAAATAACAGGGCAAGGATGGAGCCACACTTGTCTAATGATTACTTTGGAAACTCAATTTCTGCGGGGGCAGCAATAACCACAGCTGGTGAATTGCTTGAACATAATCATGGATGGGCAGCGTGGAAGTTGCATGAGCTTGTGGCTAACCACACCGACAAGGTTGTGCGTGGCTGGCTTGATAACTGGCTGAAGTCTCCCTTTGTTTACCAACTTGATCGGATGTTTGATCCATACAGTGTAATGATGGGAAGTTCACCCAGATTCAACAAGTACGGGAATGAATTTGGAATGGGGAAAGCAGTGGCACTTCGCAGTGGGTATGCACACAAGTTTGATGGGAAAGTTTCATCATACCCAGGTAAAGAAGGAGGAAGCATTGATTTGGAGATGTGCCTTCCACCGGATTCAATGAGCGCTCTTGAGTCTGATGAGGAGTTCATGGATGCTGTCTCTTTGTCCCACCAGCTGCACTAG
- the LOC142622271 gene encoding uncharacterized protein LOC142622271, with product MKKFSLSKEEKGVFSVNSQEVAQSKEQAQFSLLFRLQTNKDFNKEAFKSTLQQLWKGPDRVIIKEMGSNLFLAVFVTEEHMKDVLDKSPWSFDKRLALLKCFDGDLSLGNVKFQRSPFWIRVFNIPIKSMNLSVGNHIANEIGIPLLIDAPKRDLAWGPFLRMRVDIDITKPLMRGKMLQIENAKKGWIYFKYERLPTFCYRCGILGHQERECQSIRKGCISMDEENFQFGPWLRAVGPKSN from the coding sequence ATGAAGAAATTTAGTCTCTCTAAGGAGGAAAAAGGAGTATTTTCCGTTAATTCTCAGGAGGTAGCACAATCAAAGGAACAAGCTCAATTCAGCCTTTTATTTAGGCTACAAACTAACAAGGATTTTAACAAGGAGGCTTTCAAGTCCACCCTTCAACAATTGTGGAAGGGTCCTGATCGGGTAATCATCAAAGAAATGGGGAGCAATTTATTTTTGGCAGTTTTTGTCACAGAGGAGCATATGAAAGATGTGTTGGACAAAAGCCCATGGTCTTTTGACAAGAGACTGGCTTTGTTGAAGTGTTTTGATGGTGATCTTAGCCTTGgtaatgtcaaatttcaaaggTCTCCTTTTTGGATTAGGGTCTTTAACATCCCAATAAAAAGCATGAATCTATCAGTTGGTAACCACATTGCCAATGAGATTGGTATTCCACTTTTAATTGATGCTCCTAAGAGAGACCTTGCATGGGGCCCTTTCCTTCGTATGAGGGTGGATATTGACATTACAAAACCATTGATGAGAGGGAAGATGCTCCAAATTGAAAACGCTAAAAAGGGGtggatttattttaaatatgagAGACTGCCTACTTTTTGCTACCGATGTGGAATCCTTGGACACCAAGAGCGTGAATGTCAAAGTATCAGGAAAGGGTGTATTTCAATGGATGAAGAGAACTTTCAATTCGGTCCTTGGCTTCGAGCAGTGGGTCCAAAATCCAATTGA
- the LOC142605421 gene encoding putative acetyltransferase At3g50280, with protein MSTLPKIRYISECFIKPQYALEESKRPFYLSPWDLTMLSVHYIQKGLLYNKPLSADAQEDFIKSLLDKLKQSLSVALVHFYPLSGRLVTQINENPPSSLVFVDCSNSPGAKFIYAALDMTISDILSPIDVPSIVQSFFDHDRAVNHDGHTRPLLTVQITELKDGIFIGCSMNHSIVDGASYWHFFNAWSEIFQAQGNNISLTRPPIHKRWFPDGGPILNLPFKHQDEFISRFEAPKLRERMFHFSSESIAKLKAKANAESNTSKISSFQSLSALVWRCITRARGLPHDQVTHCRLAINNRARMEPHLPNDYFGNSISAAAAGTTAGELLEHNHGWAAWKLHELVANHTDKVVRGWLDNWLKSPFVYQLDRMFDPYSVMMGSSPRFNKYGNEFGMGKAVALRSGYAHKFDGKVSSYPGKEGGSIDLEMCLPPDSMSALESDEEFMDAVSLSHQSH; from the coding sequence ATGTCTACTCTTCCTAAAATCCGATACATCTCAGAGTGCTTTATCAAACCACAGTATGCTTTAGAAGAATCAAAGAGGCCCTTCTACCTGTCACCATGGGATCTTACCATGCTCTCTGTACACTATATCCAGAAGGGTCTTCTTTACAACAAACCTCTATCGGCAGATGCCCAAGAAGACTTCATCAAGTCTCTATTGGACAAGCTTAAGCAGTCCCTCTCTGTGGCCCTTGTCCATTTCTACCCACTTTCAGGTCGCCTTGTGACACAAATAAATGAAAACCCACCTTCAAGCCTGGTTTTTGTTGACTGCAGTAACAGCCCTGGAGCCAAATTCATCTATGCAGCTCTAGACATGACTATATCTGATATCCTTTCTCCGATTGATGTTCCATCAATCGTTCAATCCTTTTTTGATCATGACAGGGCGGTCAACCATGATGGTCATACGAGGCCTTTGCTTACAGTTCAAATAACAGAACTTAAAGATGGCATCTTTATAGGATGTTCCATGAACCATTCTATTGTTGATGGAGCCTCTTATTGGCATTTCTTTAATGCTTGGTCTGAGATTTTTCAGGCACAGGGAAATAACATATCTCTAACACGCCCGCCTATCCATAAGCGATGGTTTCCTGATGGTGGTCCAATCCTCAACCTCCCTTTCAAACACCAAGATGAGTTCATTTCCAGATTTGAAGCACCAAAACTCAGAGAGAGAATGTTCCACTTCTCTTCGGAATCCATAGCAAAACTCAAAGCAAAAGCCAATGCAGAATCCAATACCAGCAAAATCTCTTCCTTTCAGTCCTTGTCTGCACTTGTCTGGAGATGCATAACGCGTGCACGCGGTCTACCACATGATCAGGTAACTCATTGCAGGTTGGCCATAAATAACAGGGCAAGGATGGAGCCACACTTGCCTAATGATTACTTTGGAAACTCAATTTCTGCAGCGGCAGCAGGAACCACAGCTGGTGAATTGCTTGAACATAATCATGGATGGGCAGCGTGGAAGTTGCATGAGCTTGTGGCTAACCACACTGACAAGGTTGTGCGTGGCTGGCTTGATAACTGGCTGAAGTCTCCCTTTGTTTACCAACTTGATCGGATGTTTGATCCATACAGTGTAATGATGGGAAGTTCACCCAGATTCAACAAGTACGGGAATGAATTTGGAATGGGGAAAGCAGTGGCACTTCGCAGTGGGTATGCACACAAGTTTGATGGGAAAGTTTCATCATACCCAGGTAAAGAAGGAGGAAGCATTGATTTGGAGATGTGCCTTCCACCGGATTCAATGAGCGCTCTTGAGTCTGATGAGGAGTTCATGGATGCTGTCTCTTTGTCCCACCAGTCGCACTAG
- the LOC142638565 gene encoding putative acetyltransferase At3g50280 — MSTNPPKIRYISESFIKPQYASEESKRPLYLTPWDLAMLSENYTQKGLLFTKPPAANAQEDFIKSLLEKLKQSLSEALVHFYPLSGRLVTQKNENPPSSLIFVDCNNSPGAKFIYADLDLIISDILSPIDVPSIVQSFFDHDRAVNYDGHTMPLLSIQVTELKDGIFIGCSMNHCIGDGTSYWHFFNTWSEIFQAQGNNISITRPPIHKRWFPDGVSPILNLPFTHQDEFISRVEAPKLRERIFQFSSQSIAKLKEKSNAESNTNKISSFQTLPALVWRCITRARCLPHDQITRCRLATNNRSRMEPSLSNDYFGNSLYAVGVVTTAGELLEHNLGWAAWKLHEAVANHSDKVVRDFFDIWLQSPFVLQPARIFDPYSVMMGSSPRFNMYGNEFGMGKAVALCSGYANKFDGKVSSYPGYEGGGSIDLEVCLSPDSMSALESDKEFMDAVSLSYQLH; from the coding sequence ATGTCTACTAATCCTCCTAAAATCCGATACATCTCAGAGAGCTTTATCAAACCACAATATGCTTCAGAAGAGTCAAAGAGACCCTTATACCTGACACCATGGGATCTTGCCATGCTCTCAGAAAACTACACCCAGAAGGGCCTTCTTTTTACCAAACCTCCAGCAGCAAACGCCCAAGAAGACTTCATCAAGTCTCTATTGGAAAAGCTTAAGCAGTCCCTCTCTGAGGCCCTTGTCCATTTCTACCCACTTTCAGGCCGCCTTGTgacacaaaaaaatgaaaacccaccttcaagcttgatttttgtTGATTGCAATAACAGCCCTGGCGCTAAATTCATCTACGCAGATCTAGACTTGATAATATCTGATATCCTTTCTCCGATTGATGTACCATCAATCGTTCAATCCTTTTTTGATCATGACAGGGCGGTCAACTATGATGGTCATACCATGCCTTTGCTTTCCATTCAAGTGACAGAACTAAAAGATGGTATCTTTATAGGCTGTTCCATGAACCATTGCATTGGCGATGGAACCTCTTATTGGCATTTCTTTAACACTTGGTCTGAAATCTTCCAGGCACAGGGAAATAATATTTCCATCACACGCCCACCAATCCACAAACGATGGTTTCCAGATGGTGTTAGTCCAATCCTCAACCTCCCTTTCACACACCAAGATGAGTTCATTTCCAGAGTTGAAGCACCAAAACTTAGAGAAAGAATATTCCAATTCTCATCTCAATCCATagcaaaactcaaagaaaaatccaatGCAGAATCCAATACCAACAAAATCTCTTCCTTTCAGACCTTGCCTGCACTTGTCTGGAGGTGCATAACGCGTGCACGTTGTCTGCCACATGATCAGATAACACGTTGCAGGTTGGCCACCAATAACAGGTCAAGAATGGAGCCATCCTTATCTAATGATTACTTTGGGAACTCGCTTTATGCAGTAGGAGTAGTAACGACAGCTGGTGAATTGCTTGAACATAATCTTGGGTGGGCAGCATGGAAGTTGCATGAGGCTGTGGCTAACCACTCTGACAAAGTGGTGCGTGACTTTTTTGATATCTGGCTGCAGTCTCCTTTTGTTTTGCAACCTGCTCGGATTTTTGACCCATACAGTGTAATGATGGGAAGTTCACCCAGGTTCAACATGTATGGGAATGAATTTGGAATGGGGAAAGCAGTGGCACTTTGCAGTGGGTATGCAAACAaatttgatgggaaagtttCATCATACCCGGGTTACGAAGGAGGTGGAAGCATTGATTTGGAGGTGTGCCTTTCGCCAGATTCAATGAGCGCTCTTGAGTCTGATAAGGAGTTCATGGATGCTGTCTCTCTGTCCTACCAGCTGCACTAG
- the LOC142622283 gene encoding uncharacterized protein LOC142622283, translated as MVGDFNEVLCGDDKFRGRQINTNRAFDFKACLDSCSFVDLGFAGPKFTWSNRRQITDLILERIDRCFANPLWRILYPEAAVTHLPRTFSDHHPDLIELSRPNVNNLNKPFQFQTMWLMHPNFPRLVKDAWFENNPLPSAVSNFTERAKKWKHEVFGNLFARKRKVLARLSGAQKALANRPNEFLVGLEKQLLDEYSSILLQEEEYWALKSRLNAATYGDRNTSYFHISTVIRRPRNKIRCIKDGRGEWIANEEGVKKHILAGFEALYTTGLDMAPISSSISQFSCCYFTEEDQDWIGRVVTEEDVRNGLWTLKPFKAPGPDGLDAGSFQCFWSKVGRSVCSVVILPLIVELSLNT; from the coding sequence ATGGTGGGGGACTTCAATGAGGTTTTGTGTGGTGATGATAAATTTAGGGGTAGGCAGATTAATACCAACAGGGCCTTTGATTTTAAGGCTTGTCTAGATTCCTGTAGTTTTGTAGATTTGGGCTTTGCAGGGCCGAAGTTTACATGGTCCAATAGGAGACAAATTACGGACCTAATCCTTGAGAGAATTGATAGATGTTTTGCTAATCCTCTATGGAGAATCCTATACCCAGAAGCAGCTGTAACCCACTTACCTAGAACTTTCTCGGACCATCACCCTGATTTGATTGAGTTAAGCAGGCCTAATGTTAACAACCTGAACAAACCTTTTCAGTTTCAAACTATGTGGCTTATGCACCCTAATTTCCCTAGACTTGTGAAAGATGCATGGTTTGAAAATAACCCCCTACCCTCGGCTGTTTCTAATTTCACTGAAAGAGCTAAGAAATGGAAACATGAGGTGTTTGGAAATCTATTTGCTAGGAAAAGGAAGGTTTTGGCTAGATTGAGTGGAGCTCAAAAAGCCTTAGCTAATAGGCCTAATGAATTTTTGGTTGGCCTGGAGAAACAATTATTAGATGAATACTCTTCAATTCTGctacaagaagaagaatattgggCTTTAAAGTCAAGATTGAATGCAGCCACTTATGGGGATCGTAATACATCTTATTTTCACATCTCCACTGTGATTAGGAGACCTCGAAATAAAATTAGGTGTATTAAGGATGGGAGAGGGGAATGGATTGCTAATGAGGAAGGTGTTAAAAAGCATATTCTTGCTGGGTTTGAGGCTCTCTACACTACTGGATTAGATATGGCCCCCATCTCTTCCTCAATATCTCAATTCTCTTGCTGCTATTTCACAGAAGAGGATCAAGATTGGATTGGCAGGGTAGTTACTGAGGAAGATGTTAGAAATGGGCTATGGACTCTAAAACCTTTCAAGGCCCCTGGTCCAGACGGGTTAGATGCTGGTTCCTTTCAGTGTTTTTGGTCAAAGGTTGGAAGATCAGTGTGCTCGGTGGTAATTTTGCCTTTAATTGTGGAGTTATCCCTGAATACCTAA